The nucleotide sequence tgcATGGTTCagggtccctccctcccttgtgcaTGTGGGGGAGCCCCCTGTTGCAAcacctttaataaagatcaggcttcctagctgcttcgcttctcaatattctccggttggcctctgttattttctcctaccaatagagaacctacataaggactctatacagctcttggataccccataagggaaaaggagcagttttctcTCATAACAGTTACTATTTGTGTTTATGGGATGTTTCCACAAAACGGCAGCAGTCCTTgcaatactttttaaaagaaaagatatgcacaagttttgtttttttgttttttttagagcTAAGGATTGTGAATTGTGAAGTCAGAAGGCCATGAGACAGAGATATGGGCACAGGCTATAATGAAGGGCCTCAGAAATAGAAATTCCAGCATGCTGTTATCAAAGCCACTGTTACAAGACGGGCAAGGCCATAAGCAGGCAGACAAACAAAGAATGAGTAAATTAAGAAGTGTTAACCTTCAAAAGGAGAAACATGGAATGTTAGAGCCTGATTGGATAAGAATGTAAAGTCTcactctctgtttttcttttgtatagTCTATAAAAAGTGGGCGCACCCTGATTGGGGTGTGCAGATTGCGAGATTATCGCGCTGCACCTTTACTTTgcatatgcatttcaaataaacccTGTTATAACCTGCAAGGATATTTGCCGCTTTGTGTGAATCTGTGCTCCGGGGACCCTATAGCAGATATGGAACAGGTCCAACAATAACTGCACAATTAACCACGgccagagagggagagacagtTGCCGATAACACAAATATCCTAGCATTGGTACACCAATGAGCACATCCTGAGGTACTTACACTTTGCAAACCAAAGCTTGGTTCAGATTCAGAATTGATCCTGAACTGTAACACTGCCATTTCCCACCGAAACCTTTGTTCCACCCTGGTCATATTAAAGTCAATTGTAATAGGGAAAATGAAGTAAATCCATTATCCCTCATGTAACAAGAAAGGAAATCGCCATGGAAAGAAACAGTAAGCTCCACGGAGCCTCCATTTCCAAAGATACTTTACCCATGGAGACTGGCTATTTCCTCCAAGGCGGCAACACCTGTCCAGCTGTGTCCACTATGTGAAAAGGAACGGGGAGTTAGAGGTGGCCTCATCTAAGTAGCCCTGAAACGGAGGCATAAAACTGGGGAGGGCTGTTGCCATCTTGCCTTCCTATTGGGGTAGCCTTGgctaagctggtgccctccagatgtgctgcTGGGGAATGacaggagttgtggtccaaaacagctggatgatactgttaggatatagttccattcacCTTAAAAGGTTACAGGCATGACtgctgtgtgtcacatgcctgtttacttccagcacttgcttttgtatattgcttttgcttttagctgttttgctggagacgaagggaagcagacatgttttttcctttgttcctgaactgtgctgaataaatgctgtaaatatgcttacacatttctctgCCTGCcacttctgctgtgagaagatttattCCCTCTGCTGACAGAGCACGCacgggtctctaaacgtatctgagactcgtgtcgctgattgatgctgttctaagggagaccggtgatcgtctggctgccggccggtggctggagctagctgggggcctgcctgatgcccccgtctccccggcagtatcccaacagatacCCCCCCAGTCGGCCATCTGACATGCCACTGTGGGAAACCAAGATGTTGGTCTGATGTCTGCAGGACTCCTTACGAAAGTAGGCACATCGCGGCACAATGGCTAGGCTAAttgatggaactcactgccacaggatagGGTGGTGGTAGTCTTGTCAAGCGGAGGGGAGATTAGGCAAATTTCACGGGGGAAAGGCAGCCTTGATGGTAACTGATTGAAGGCAatatggaacctccaggtttgTAGAGAATCAGAGGTCTTGCCATGAAGATCTTGGGATGGGAGGTGGGGTGGACAATCTATGCAGACTTGTATTTTTATTGAAAGCAGAATAAGACAGATGTACACACCTCTGCTCCACTCCCCTTTTCATGGCGGCGCCAGGGAAGTCTCTGCCGTCTGCTGACGCGTCGATTTCACAAGCTAGCGAGACTTTGCTCCCTTTGGGTCAGCCCTGGCTTTGGACTTCCAGGAAGACTCATAGGGCTGGTTAATGACTGACCAGCTctcgccccctcctctcctgccccacAAGCTCTTCGCAGTCCGGCCATGGGTCCCACCTCGTTCCCTTTCATCCTCTCGCTCGCCCTGCTTCTTGCTGCACCCGGCGCTGCCCGGCGTCCCCAAAAACGCCCAGCCCCAGAGAATCCCATCGACAAGATTGCCGTCCAGGCCAACTTCGATCTTGGCCAGGTGAGCAGATGGATTTGGAAAGGGAAACAGAATTTCTTCTGGGGTTGGAGTGGGGCAAGATAGCCGAGCTAGAGCTGTCCAAAACTGCCTCTCAATCATTGGTTGAgatgctgtgatgtcatggaatgcCCTGCTTCTTTACCCTCCGGGATGTCTCTAAAGGTGGCTGCAAGATAATAATCGGAGCGTTTTCCTCCCCTGTCGCACCAGCCGGTGCTTCTGGATCTCCCTGGAAGGGTTTTCGTTCATCCCCTGTTGACAGCAAATCCTCTTGAATATCTGCGTCAGAAGGAAGGTTCCAGAAAGAGCTCTGTCCAAATGCCCTGGAGCAATCTGGACCCTGTCCCTGCCCTCCTCTCGCATGACGGCGTTTCTTACAGCCTTGTGCTTTACCTTTCTGTCTCTGTCTTGCACACCTGGCAGGTGTCAAGCCAGTCACAAAGGCGTCCTCAGTCCAATCTGGGTCCACAGGTGAAGGGGACGCCAGGTGGGAACTTCCCTCCCAACAACCCCCGCCTCTTGAAAAAACACCCCTGAGCTTGTGTTTGTTGTCAAGAACCTCGCTCCATAATGTGATATTTACACACTGGCGTGTTAtggcacaccttggttctcaaattctaAATTTGATCCATGCCAAGTAATTCCATTTAGCTTAGATAATTTAAATCCACCTGTCACACCCCATGACAAAGTTTAAACGCAAGGGACCGAAAATCTGTTGGttgttaaggtgctacaagactcAATGCTTTTGCAAGTTGTCTATGCTTTCCAGTGTGATTTGGGGCAGAAAAGGCTAACGGGGTGACCTGCAGGTGGTGAtggacagctcccatcatccctgacctttttGGGGTttatggaagttgtggtccaaaacagatggaggacatcaggttggaTATCCTTGGTTTGGAGGAACGAACAAACGAACTCCCCCATCCACacaaatcttatttttttaaaatcgctCAACAATATTGTTAGTGTTATTTACCCTCTCACATTCAGTGGGCTGTATCCAACCAAGTTCTACTCAAGAGgatacacactgaaattaatgaactgaaGTCAGACTCATATCCATCCATTTCAGAGGACCTACTCTGATGTACACCCCCTCAACATTCTCCGATGgaaattttttattgttgtttagtcatttagtcatgtcctcctcttcgtgaccccgtggaccagagcatgccaggctctcctgtcttccactgcctcccgcagtttggtcaaactcatgttggtagcttcgagaacactgtcccaccatctcgtcctctgtcgtccccttctccttgtgccttccacctttcccaacatcagggtcttttccagggagtcttctcttctcatgaggtggccaaagtcttggagcctcagcttcaggatctgtccttccagtgagcactcagggctgatttccttcagaatggagaggtttgatcttcttgcagtccatgggactctcaagagtctcctccagcaccataattcaaaagcatcaattcttcggcaatcagccttctttatggtccagctctcacttccatacatcactactgggaaaaccaaggctttaactatacggacctttgttggcaaggtgatgtctctgctttttaagatgctgtcaaggtttgtcattgcttttccccctccaagatttctccgatgaaaagagAGATGTCCTAGGTTGTCCCAagttgactctctctctctcccctcttccaGTTTGCTGGGAAATGGTTCCTGGTCGGGGTGGCCTCGCAATGCAGCTACTTGAGTGAGAACAGCCACCGGCTTGAAGCAACCAACCTGGTGGTCTCTGTGGGTGGTGCAAGCTCTCAGGGATCCTTGTTGGTGAGCACCTTCCGCCCGCTGTGAGTATCCGAGGAAGCCGGCGGGATCCGCTGGGCCCAGATGAATCGGGTGTGGAGGAAAGGTCATCCTCTTTGTTGGTCcccaagaatcatagaatggtagagttggaagggaccccaaggttcctCTACTCCAACCACCTGCATTGAGGAATCTCAGCTACTGTTGGGATTTTTCTACTACATgccattctgtgcagcttcacacaaAACAATTAGAAGGTGGCCAAAAGCCAAGGATGACTGAGCAGAGGAGTTATTCTGCCTAGAGATATGGGATCTTGGATACAGCTCTACCATTGGTTGAGGTTTCACGCAGGCATGATGACTTATGACCTTACTGAGTGGATAGTGTTGTTGGTCAGTGTGGTGTTTTGAGGGTCgtttggagtttgttaagagagagctAGTTAAGATCCGTATCTGTTCTTGTACATAGTAACTTGTAGAGTCTGCTGTTTTTAATAATCAcctctaagtaaccaagttactggtagcagcgtcttgttcctgcttcatccatcctgcctgcaactgattgaTTTCTGGAACTCTGCGtatgctctgctaaggtctggctaaggtcctgcaacaggtcaaagttgcaaaacaccaatagCTAcaacatccctggcagatggccatccaacctctgctaaaaaacctccaaggaaggagagtccaccacctcccaagggagaccgttttACAgtcgaatagctcttactgtccaaAAGTTTTTCCCTGGAGGACTATGTCTGCCACCTTTGGAGGAAATCTAGTGAGGTATAAATGTGGTAACCCAAAGGAATGCTCTTTCGAGCAACTATTACATGCGCACATAGAGCCAATGcctttgtttttttctggggaaGTAGGGATGTGTTTTTCTGGTGCTGGCTGTTCCTAGGCAAGCAGCCTATGGAACAGGATCCGGCCTGACGTGGACGGGCCGCTGGAATACTGCCCTGAATGCTTggtcttctcctccatctccgcAGGGACGGCGTCTGTTGGAACATCCAGCAAACCTACTTCCCCACCAAGATTCCTGGCAGGTTCCTCTTGAAAGGTGGGCGAGGATTGGGGTGGTTTTGCCCATGGGGACCTCCCTCACATTTCTCCCAGTTCCCCCTTCCCCTGAGCAATAATCCTCAGCTTTTCTACTACTGCACATGTTTCAAGCACTCCCAGCTGATATCTCTACAACCCCTACAACTCTACAACAGCGGGGgcaggcaagctaaggcccggaggccggatccggcccaatcgccttctcaatccggcccatggacagtccgggaatcagtgtgtttttacatgagtagaatgtgtgcttttatttaaaatgcatctctgggttatttgtggggcataggaattcattcatgtattcttttcaaaatatagtccggccccccacaaggtctgagggacggtggacaggcccacagctgaaaaagtttgctgactcctgcgaAGCAACCCTGGGCACAACCATCATTCCCACATTGCCAGGAGCATTTATAGAATAAAGCAGAGCTGGCCAAGGGAGTTTTGGGTGGAGCTGAAGGTTTATTATGTCTTAATGCTTCTGCTGCCCTGTTGTTGCAGGGCAAATCTGCTGTCTCACTAGTGCCATTAACTCCTCCTGAGTTGGGCTGAAGAAAGAGTCCAAAAGTTTATTTACTGCAGTAAATAGGTTCAGTGCAGTCTCTTCCACAAAGTCTGGATGGGAGGGGGTGTTACCCCCCTGGAACTTTTATAGGGTTTACGGACAAAGAATTCATATAAAATCCAATCAAAACGCTGCAAACATCAGCAGAGGGTGGCTGGCAAAACACGCATTGGATGCAACTGTCTGGATGTCCAGCCTGCAACTTGACGTGTGTCCAGCCCTTCTAGGGCCCCTCGCTTCTAAAGTTTTGAAGCCCACATAGATACAACCTACATACTTAAAAGAAAGGGAGAATTGTAGTCTGAGGTTTATGTTTACATAGATAACAagtccctgttcagggaagtttttaatgtgtgacatcttagtgtatttttggtctttgttggaagccgcccagagtggctggggaaacccagccagatgggcggggtacaaataaattattattattattattattattattattattattatgcataagGGAGTCGTCCTTGGTAAGCTGGCATGGCCAGACTTCCATAAATCTTCTACTTCAAAATGCCATTCTTATCTGGTGTCTTCAGCAGCCAAGCAGCAACTGGGCTATGTGTCTTTTATGAACAAAAGGGAACTGCTATGAGCCAAGGAAGCCAAAGGTTTTTAACTGAACCCCAATGTCTCATTCATTTGGGGCCTTTTATAGGTTTCTCACACAAAGCATATTTTGGAGCCCTTGGCCCACCCCACGCTGTCGCTGCCCAGGCAGGAGTGCAACTCGTTTCGTTTTACGACAAATATTCCGCAAAGCAAGCCAAACTCTGCTCCACCAGGTCTCTATACTGGGGGAAcgtcacctgttggatttctgcctgctgtgCTGCTCTTTAAAGGCACAGGGGCAAAAGCACCTCAGAAGCACCTTTGCTTGCAGGGGAGCAGGCAAAGCGCCATTTCTCCATGCGCTGACCTAGGGCGCTCTGTGTATTCCCCCCCACAGGTCGTGGCAGCCCTGTGGacgtggtggtggtggaaacggATTATAGCAGCTATGCCATCGTGTATTACCAGAAAGCCCGGAAGATCTCAGCGAAGCTTTATGGTGAGGACTCCTTGGAATCGCTGTGCATGTTTCTGGTGGGCTGGAAACATTcctgaaggagggaggggagctctGTCTAAGCTCAGCCTTGAGAGCTAAAAAGAACCTACAGAGGCAGTGCACCTCCAAGTATCAGTGGTGGGGCAAAAATGAGGAAAGGTCTTCAAGCCCCTCTTGGGAGACCCCTGGAAGCAGTGGCAAGAAGGACACTGGCCCAGTTTGCCCGTGGTCTCGGTCAGCAGGACTCTGCTTATGCCCTTGTTAGCCAGGATAGGAATGGAGCCCCCAGGCTcagcggtaaaggtaaagggacccctttacctttactctggggttgtggcgctcatctcgctttattggctgagggagccgggatacagcttccaggtcacatggccagcatgactaagccgcttctggcgaaccagagcagcgcacggaaatgccgtttaccttcccgccggagcggtatctatttatctacttgcactttgacgtgcttttgaactgctaggttggcaggagcagggaccgagcaatgggagctcaccctgtcgcggggattcgaaccgctgaccttctgatcggcaagcccaagaggctcagtgctttagaccacagtgccacccacgtccctcagctCAGGGGTAGTCTACTTCAAAAGTGCTAAATGCTAGGGGTAGACTTTTGCTTCTCCTTCCATAGAAACAGGACTCTGTTTTCACACTTTCAATTGTTCTCCGAGATGTGGAGGAAAAGGGGCGAGCAGGAcagtgggatcaaatcagaaaccgggacggcttctgtagttccaggactgtccctagaaaattgggacacttggggGGCCTGCATTCAGCTGCTCACCCCGCAGAGATGCAGGCAAATTGCCCCAAGGTTTCCCGTTGCTTCTCTGTATGAATCACTGCCCTAGGCTTCTCTCCATCCACGCCAGAGGCATTCCAGGAGCAGAGACTTACGCCAAGAGACTTGTTGACAGAGCAGCGCATACTCACCTCAGACATTGCAGAATTGGACCTTTccatgggaggggggaattgtgaTTGCCTGTCGGCTGCTTAGGGAACAAAGACAGCATTAACGCTTCACTTAAATTTATGAAAGGACGAGCCATCCGGGTGAACGACGCCGTCACGGCTAAATTTGAGCAGCGTGTGGCTGGCATAGGCCTGAACGAGGACACGACCTACTACTTCCCTGTCTATGGTGAGTAGAGGATGGGGCTATAATTTCAGGGGTCCGGCTGGGATAGTGAAGAGTaagtgggttcccacgaggcaggacatagtgataacagcaagaaccttcactgaactacataactgggaaacaggggcaaagcaactgcttatatacatttctgaaggcctgggccactcccactcccaacgtgattggctgtctaaacttccaagctgcgaatcacgactcagagttcaagggccaatggcagaggcccaaatcctgaagtgttctgtgattggacaccatgtatcgaatcagaacacaggagcttagaatccttagtccagactcaagctcaggcaaacacagaccccTGAATACATAATACTGAACATGCAGAAATCCCCTGGCCCTCCACAAGTGATGGGGAAAGGCCCCCCTCTGTCAGAGAGGTCCATCCCGTTGGCGCCATTATTCTTGGGTGACATAGTGGACTTGACAGGTCTCTGGATTTGGGGTCCCTGCGGATCCTGACATCATTGGATGCCTCAATGGATGCGTTATGGGGTGAGGCTCACGTTCTGCCCTTAGAAAGTCCCCAGCTGCTAGCACTTTCAACGTAAAAGATGTGGGTCATTTCACACCCACAAAAGGCTATGGGCCCATTCGGGGTTTTAAATGCCATGAGGttaccgcccccgcccccccgatAATTAACCACGAAAGCCAAAATTTGGCATGCCCCCCTGTGTGCCAAAGTTTTGCTGTTGCTATTCAGCgaaaaccccacattttgcagcacCCCAAATCTGAGTAATCCATATATCAAATACGAGGCTGACACTCAAAAATCCGACAGTGTTCAaatcactctaaaatggtgccaagttTTGGCAACAGTTTTGCAGTGAAAACCCCATGTTTTGCAGAGCCCCGCAAGCTGAGTCCCCTGGACTTGTGCAGAGTGTTTTCCCCTAATCACCATAAAGTTGTGATGCTGCAAAAGATTCCAGGCTGTGGATTTTGCACCCCCCCTTTAATTTCAATATATAAAGAAATTCATGCATCATGGTATGCCATGTTGCTGTCATTGATTAAATCTTATGTTTGGGTGCGGTTAGAGTTCCCCAGCAGGTTTTCTTTACTCTCCACAACTGAGATTgctcatttttcttcctttggtCCTTTCCCTCAGGGTTTTGCGACTCGGCTGACCAGTTCCACATCCTCAATGGTGAGTTGCAAATTCAACTGCGTCTTccctgctaaataaataaataaatgaaagtaaaTCAGAACCAGAAAAGCTACAGGACTTTCTGTGGCAACTCAAGAATTGCGGTAAAACAATTGCTGATTCAAATAGGCCAAGTGTAAAATAGCCTGTTCACACAAAGAACGTGGTATGTTTGGATTTATTCACCTTGCTGAGGAACATAGAAATATCAAAGATCCCTTTCGACTTCAAGGAAGTAATGTGGAGATGAACTCTGCTGTTGCGCAGACTTTCTAGCCAAATAATCAGGGATGCATACTGAATTGATTTCAGACTTTTATTAGGAATAACTGCATTTTCAGCTTCAAACTCTGTTTGACAACAAACTTACTAAAATTGACTTCATTTATGAACCTGTAAACTGGAGTAAAGAAAAATTGCAATGTAAGAAACAGTAAATATTAGCAATATAATACTTTTATATGAATAGTGACCATTTTAATTATGGTATCAACCATGACTTAAAGAAGCGTACTTATTAagtgaaaaaaacacacaaaatttggAGTGGGTGGGAACCAACTGAAAGCAGAATTCTGCAATGGGTTGGGAACATGAGCCAGGAGGACCTGATACTCCCTCAGGTTCTCAGCTGAAACTTCACGTCCAGGTGAGCTTGCCTTGCCAAGGTCATGATTTCCGACAGCTTCACGGCCATCTCAGCAGCTTTGTCCAAGTCGTCGCAGGCCAAGATCTTCAAGCCGCTCTCTGCTATCAAGGCCTTGGCTGcctccacctgcgtcccttgaagCCTCACGACGATCGGGATGCTCAGCTCCAGCTCGGTGGCCGCCATGATGATCCCTTCCGCGATGATATCGCACCGCATGATGCCGCCGAAAATGTTCACCAGGATGGACTGGACCCTGTCGTCTGAAGTGATGAGCTTGAAGGCCTCTTTGACCTGCTCGGCTGTGGCGCCGCCTCCGACATCCAGGAAGTTGGCTGGTGTCCCTCCGTGGAGCTTGATGATGTCCATGGTCGCCATTGCCAAGCCGGCGCCATTCACCAAGCACCCGATGTTCCCATCTAACCCCACGTAGTTCAGGTCCACGCTGGCCGCCTCTCGGTCCCTCGTGTCTTCTTGGCTCCAGTCCTGCAGTGCGAAGATCTTCTTCTGGCGGAACGCCGAGTTGCTGTCAAAATTTATCTTGGCATCCATGCACATCACTTTCCCCGTCGAGTCCTCCACCATGGGGTTGATCTCCACCATGAGGGCGTCGTACTTAATGAAGATGTTGTAGAGCTTCATCATATTTTCCGCAGCCTCATCCGCCACCTTGGCGGGGAAACCCATCTTCTGGGCGAGCTTCAGGGCCTGGTCCTTCCGGATGCCTTCCATGATGTCAACGGGCTCCTTGACGATGGCTTCGGGGTCCTCGGCGGCCACGTCTTCAATGCTGACACCCCCCTGAGAGCTGCCGATGAGCACGGGGCCCTGGAAGGACCTTTCCATTGTGATGGCAAAGTAGTACTCCTTCCTGGGGTAGCGGCGCTCGCAGACAAGGACTTGGTTACAGATCCGGCCCTGCTGTCCCGTCTGCTTGGTGAAGAGCTTCTTGCCTATCATCCTGGAGGCGATCTCCCGGGCTTCTTCCGGAGAGGAGACAATCTTCACCCCTCCTTTCAGGCCCCCTTCGAATGTCCCTTTGCCCCGGCCGCCAGCCAAAACCTGCGCCTTCACCACTATGTCTTCCGTCCCAATCTCTTTCGCTGCCTTATAAGCTTCTTCCGGCGTCTTGGCCACCAGGCCGTTAGGAACAGAAACCCCGGCTTCTTTCAGCAGCCCCATGCTCAGGTACTCATGCAGAGACAAGCTCCTCCGCTGCTGTGCTTGCAGCCCAAGGCTTTTAAACCACCCTGGGCTCCCACCAAACACCAGGCAACCTTCTCTGGCCATCAGGCCAGCCACTCGCAAGGTCCACCGGCAGATCATGAGGGGCGATTCCCGCTCCCTTCTTTGGAGATTTCTCTTGCTCCTGCTCAGATCTCCTCCAACAGACCTTCCAACTGTCCTTTTAAGGTGGAGGGCATTTCCCAAGGTTCCTTCTTTA is from Podarcis raffonei isolate rPodRaf1 chromosome 12, rPodRaf1.pri, whole genome shotgun sequence and encodes:
- the LOC128424017 gene encoding succinate--CoA ligase [ADP-forming] subunit beta, mitochondrial-like, which produces MICRWTLRVAGLMAREGCLVFGGSPGWFKSLGLQAQQRRSLSLHEYLSMGLLKEAGVSVPNGLVAKTPEEAYKAAKEIGTEDIVVKAQVLAGGRGKGTFEGGLKGGVKIVSSPEEAREIASRMIGKKLFTKQTGQQGRICNQVLVCERRYPRKEYYFAITMERSFQGPVLIGSSQGGVSIEDVAAEDPEAIVKEPVDIMEGIRKDQALKLAQKMGFPAKVADEAAENMMKLYNIFIKYDALMVEINPMVEDSTGKVMCMDAKINFDSNSAFRQKKIFALQDWSQEDTRDREAASVDLNYVGLDGNIGCLVNGAGLAMATMDIIKLHGGTPANFLDVGGGATAEQVKEAFKLITSDDRVQSILVNIFGGIMRCDIIAEGIIMAATELELSIPIVVRLQGTQVEAAKALIAESGLKILACDDLDKAAEMAVKLSEIMTLARQAHLDVKFQLRT
- the C8G gene encoding complement component C8 gamma chain, producing MGPTSFPFILSLALLLAAPGAARRPQKRPAPENPIDKIAVQANFDLGQFAGKWFLVGVASQCSYLSENSHRLEATNLVVSVGGASSQGSLLVSTFRPLDGVCWNIQQTYFPTKIPGRFLLKGRGSPVDVVVVETDYSSYAIVYYQKARKISAKLYGRAIRVNDAVTAKFEQRVAGIGLNEDTTYYFPVYGFCDSADQFHILNDIKVVA